A region from the Haladaptatus sp. R4 genome encodes:
- a CDS encoding hydantoinase B/oxoprolinase family protein, producing the protein MSHDDSNSNSDTDIDAVTLEIMRNQFEGVSEEMGQVLITSSYSPNIKERRDCSTALFDAEGRLVAQAEHIPVHLGAMPEAVDTVLDYDPEPGDVFVLNDPFEGGTHLPDVTMVSPVTVEDEILGYAVSPALTTPTSGGWTPGSMPAGAQEIYQEGIRLPPVRLVKRGEVNDDVMSLLLANVRNPGERRADIRAQIAANERAEERLGDLVEEHGRERVVSAFDAVISYSRDRLLAELDDLPNGTYSAHDVMEGDGISDDEIPIEVSVTVGDEEIEVDFSGTAPQVPGNVNAPLAVAKSAVYFVIRCVTDPEIPPSEGCYDPVSVSVPDGSLLNPQPPAAVVGGNVETSQRVTDVVFSALAEAALDRVPAQGQGTMNNLTIGSRGGGDDGFTYYETIAGGFGGRPTKDGMDGVQVPG; encoded by the coding sequence ATGAGCCACGACGATTCGAATTCGAACTCTGACACGGACATCGACGCGGTAACGCTCGAAATCATGCGAAATCAGTTCGAGGGTGTCTCCGAGGAGATGGGACAAGTGCTCATCACCTCGTCGTACTCGCCGAACATCAAGGAGCGACGCGACTGCTCGACGGCGCTGTTCGACGCCGAAGGGCGACTGGTCGCGCAGGCCGAACACATCCCGGTGCATCTCGGCGCGATGCCCGAGGCCGTGGACACGGTACTCGACTACGACCCGGAACCGGGCGACGTGTTCGTCCTGAACGACCCGTTCGAGGGCGGCACCCACTTACCGGACGTGACGATGGTGTCGCCGGTTACGGTCGAGGACGAAATCCTCGGGTACGCCGTCTCTCCCGCGCTCACCACGCCGACGTCGGGGGGATGGACGCCGGGAAGCATGCCCGCCGGGGCACAGGAGATCTATCAGGAGGGGATTCGACTGCCGCCGGTTCGCCTCGTGAAGCGTGGCGAAGTCAACGACGACGTGATGAGCCTCCTGCTCGCCAACGTCAGGAACCCCGGCGAGCGACGGGCGGACATCCGCGCACAGATCGCCGCGAACGAACGGGCCGAAGAACGACTCGGCGACCTCGTGGAAGAACACGGTCGGGAGCGCGTCGTCTCGGCGTTCGACGCGGTGATTTCGTACTCGCGGGATCGACTGCTCGCCGAACTCGACGACCTTCCGAACGGAACGTACAGCGCCCACGACGTGATGGAAGGGGACGGCATCTCGGACGACGAGATACCCATCGAGGTTTCCGTGACGGTCGGCGACGAGGAAATCGAGGTGGATTTCTCCGGAACCGCTCCGCAGGTTCCGGGCAACGTCAACGCGCCGCTCGCGGTGGCGAAGAGCGCCGTCTACTTCGTGATTCGCTGTGTAACGGACCCCGAAATCCCGCCGAGCGAGGGCTGTTACGACCCGGTTTCCGTCTCGGTCCCGGACGGGTCGCTGTTGAATCCTCAACCGCCAGCGGCCGTGGTCGGCGGCAACGTCGAAACCAGCCAGCGAGTGACGGACGTCGTGTTTTCCGCGCTCGCCGAGGCGGCCCTGGACCGCGTTCCAGCGCAGGGGCAGGGAACGATGAACAACCTCACCATCGGGAGCAGGGGCGGCGGCGACGACGGCTTCACCTACTACGAGACCATCGCGGGTGGCTTCGGCGGTCGCCCCACGAAGGACGGGATGGACGGCGTACAGGTCCCGGGATGA